TGTATTATCTCCAGTGGAATTTATAATTCtacaacttttatttattcaggCCATTTCCAGCAGTTTAAAAGGTTTCCTTTCAGCTATGAGACTGGCTCATAGAGGCTGTAATGTTGATACACCAGTTTCAACGCTCACACCAGTGAAGACTTCAgaatttgaaaactttaaaactaaAATGGTTATCACATCCAAAAAAGACTATCCTCTAAGTAAGAATTTTCCATATTCCTTGGAACATCTTCAGACTTCTTACTGTGGGCTTGTCCGAGTTGATATGCGTATGCTTTGCTTAAAAAGCCTTAGGAAATTAGACTTGAGTCACAACCATATAAAAAAGCTTCCAGCTACAATTGGAGACCTCATACACCTTCAAGAACTTAACCTGAATGACAATCACTTGGAGTCATTTAGTGTAGCCTTGTGTCATTCTACACTCCAGAAGTCACTTCGGAGTTTGGACCTCAGCAAGAACAAAATCAAGGCACTCCCTGTGCAGTTTTGCCAGCTCCAGGAACTTAAGAATTTAAAACTTGACGATAATGAATTGATTCAATTTCCTTGCAAGATAGGACAACTAATAAACCTTCGCTTTTTGTCAGCAGCTCGAAATAAGCTTCCATTTTTGCCTAGTGAATTTAGAAATTTATCCCTTGAATACTTGGATCTTTTTGGAAATACTTTTGAACAACCAAAAGTCCTTCCAGTAATAAAGCTGCAAGCACCATTAACTTTATTGGAATCTTCTGCACGAACCATATTACATAATAGGTAAGATTTTAATAGTCATGTAATGTGGTGTCTTTGATAGCATTCTAATATTCCTATCAAACTCAGAGTAATAAAGTCTAACATTGCTTACAGTGCTATGCACAGTCTGACCCTTTGCTATAATGGTCTTCTTGTTCCTTACCTCTGCTTAGAATGATTTTTCTCCAGGAAGTCTCATTGCTCACTCCCTCACTTCATTCAGTTTTCTGCCGAAGTGTCATCCCAGAAAGGTCTTACCTGTCCATTCTATCTAAATTTTATTCCTTCCCTCCTTacattgcttgatttttttttttttttttttttttttttttttttttttttttggtcataggACTCATTGcctgttatatatatttttaaacttttttttttgtttactgtcagttttccccactagaatgtaagatcCATCAGCACATGGATGTTGTTTTATTCTCCACTATTTCCCTAG
This genomic stretch from Homo sapiens chromosome 14, GRCh38.p14 Primary Assembly harbors:
- the LRR1 gene encoding leucine-rich repeat protein 1 isoform 1 (isoform 1 is encoded by transcript variant 1), with the translated sequence MKLHCEVEVISRHLPALGLRNRGKGVRAVLSLCQQTSRSQPPVRAFLLISTLKDKRGTRYELRENIEQFFTKFVDEGKATVRLKEPPVDICLSKAISSSLKGFLSAMRLAHRGCNVDTPVSTLTPVKTSEFENFKTKMVITSKKDYPLSKNFPYSLEHLQTSYCGLVRVDMRMLCLKSLRKLDLSHNHIKKLPATIGDLIHLQELNLNDNHLESFSVALCHSTLQKSLRSLDLSKNKIKALPVQFCQLQELKNLKLDDNELIQFPCKIGQLINLRFLSAARNKLPFLPSEFRNLSLEYLDLFGNTFEQPKVLPVIKLQAPLTLLESSARTILHNRIPYGSHIIPFHLCQDLDTAKICVCGRFCLNSFIQGTTTMNLHSVAHTVVLVDNLGGTEAPIISYFCSLGCYVNSSDMLK